Sequence from the Candidatus Ancaeobacter aquaticus genome:
ACTGAAAGCGGTCCAAAGGTATTAGAATATAATGTGCGTTTTGGTGATCCTGAAACACAAGTTGTCTTGCCGCGTATTGCAAATGATCTAATAGATATTATTGAAAAGACAATAGATGGGACACTAAGTGATATTGAAATAGAGTATAAAGAAGAGTCTGCAGTATGTGTTGTTATGTCTAGTGGAGGATATCCGGGAAGTTACGAAACAGGTAAAGAAATACATGGATTAGAAGCAGCGGGAGAATTGGATGCTGTATGTGTTTTTCATGCAGGGACAAAAAATGATAATGAAAAAGTAGTAACTTCAGGTGGCCGGGTACTCGGTATAACTGCATTAGGGAAAAATCTTCAAGAGGCAATTGATAAAGCGTATAAGGCGTGTGCAGCAATACATTTTGACGGTATGTTCTATAGAAAAGATATTGGAATTAAGGGGACATTCCAGCTGTAAGCTTTAAGATAATATAGCATGTATAGCATTTAGCGCATAGCGGGTAGCGTATAGTTAAAAAATTAAAGCAAAAGCTAAACTAACCGCCATCCACTATTTAGGTTATTGGAGTTTATTTCGAATTTTAGTATTTATTGCATATAGCTTAAAGCTTACAGCTTATAGCTTTTAAAGAAGGAGGAAATATGAGTGTTAGTATTGTAATGGGTAGTGATTCAGATTTTCCGATTGTTGAAAGCGCGATAGACGTGTTGAAAAAGAATGGGATAGCCTATGATATTAATGTCATATCTGCACACAGATCACCTGATAAAGCGTTAGCATTTGCTCAGGGTGCGGTAAAGAAAGGCACTAAAATTATTATTGCGTTTGCTGGAAGTGCAGCGCATCTAGCAGGAGTGATTGCGTCTCACACAATAATTCCCGTTATTGGTGTACCGGTTCCTTCAAGTGATATAAAAGGATTAGACGCTCTTTTATCTACAGTACAGATGCCATCAGGGGTGCCTGTGGCAACAATGGGGTTAGGTAAAGCAGGTGCGGTAAATGCGGCGATCTTAGCAATGCAAATACTTTCTCTTTCAGATAGTACCCTGCAAAAGAAACTTGAAGAGCATAAGAAAGAACTAGCTCAAAAAGTTGATGCTGCTGAAAAAAGAGTAAAAGATAAGTGTAAGGAATAATACCAGTGGCAACACGCGTTTTGCATGTCGATAAAGATGCTCCTGATATGCGCAGTATAGAAGAGGCAGCGCAGATTGTACGTCGTGGTGGTATCGTCGCGTTTCCTACTGAAACAGTGTATGGTCTGGCATGTAATGCAGCGCGGGATGATGCTGTTAAGAAGATGTATGCGTTAAAGGAGAGGGAAAAAGGAAAGCCATTTACTATTCACATTGCAGCACAAGAAACAATCACGCACTATGCGGTAGATATTAATGCGCAGGCACGGAAGCTGATGAGGAAGTATTGGCCTGGTCCATTAACTATGGTGCTTCCTTTAAATGAATCGTATTCCGGAGATGAACGCCTTGCGTTAGCACCTAGTTTTGAAAAAATCATAGAATCAATACATTCAGTTGGGTTTCGTTTTCCGCGGCATGCTGTTGCACAAAAGTTTATTGAAACGTGCAATGTCCCTATAGCGGCCCCGAGTGCAAATAAGAGCGGAAACAATTCGCCGATGTGCGCGGATGATGTTTTAAATGATTTTGATGGGGATATAGAGCTTATTATAGATTCAGGCCCTACAGAATATTTGGTGGGGTCAACAGTTGTTAAGTGCTTTGCAGAGACAGTAGATATTTTGAGGGTTGGGGCAGTTGCCAGTGATGAAATAAAAAAATGTGTTGAGGATACATGACAACAATCTTATTTGTCTGTACAGGCAACAGTTGCAGGAGTCCGATGGCAGAAGGTATCTTGAAAAATCTGCTGAGAAAAAAATATGATTTCAAGATAATGAGTGCGGGAACAGCAGCTCTTGAAGGGTTATCGGCTTCTCCGCATGCTGTGGAAGCACTGAAGAAAAGAGGAATTGATATATCAGGACATATATCACGTTCAATAAGTGAGGATATGATACAGAAATCATATCTTGTTATTGTGATGGCTGAAGAACACAAGAAATCAATTATAAAGAAATACCCTGATGCTGCACACAAAGTACATTTGTTAAAAGAGTATGATGAAAACGGTGCAGATAGTGGTTCAATGGATGTTGCGGATCCGGTGACACAACCGGAACACGCATACGATACATGTATAAATGAGATGCAAAATTCATTGAGTAATCTTGCTATACGCCTCATAAAAGGGGAAATATAAAACAGCTATAATAATTAAGGGGACATGTTCCTAATTATTATAAGAAAAAGAAAACTTGGGCAAAAAAAGACTAATTAGGTACGTGTCCCCTTAATTATTAGGAAACAACAAATATTAGGAGTGAAAGATGAAAGTGGCGATTGGATCTGACCATGGAGGATATGACTTAAAGACTTTTGTTGCGGGTTATTTGAAAGAGCAGGGGTACGAGGTCACTGATCATGGTTGTTATGACAAAGAATCAGTTGATTACCCTGATTACGCTAAAGCTGTTGCGCATGATGTTAAAGATAAAAAAACCGATTGTGGTGTCTTGATATGCACAAGCGGTCAAGGTATGTCTATGACGGCAAATAAGGTACAAGGTATCAGAGCGGCACTTTGTACGGATGAATATGCGGCACGAATGAGCAGGTTGCATAATGATGCAAATATTCTTGTTATGGGAGCAAACCCGGTAGATGAAAAAAATGCGCGGGTTATTATGGATGTATGGTTTGCGACAGAGTTTGAAGGCGGCCGGCATCAAAGACGAGTGCAAAAAATAGATAATAGTGAGAATTAGGGGATTTCTCTATCCCTTAACAACAAATGGAGTTAACGATGAGTAAAACGTTAAAAGAAGTAGATCCGCAGGTATATGCTGCGATTCAGAAAGAAATTAAAAGACAAAAAGAAACAATAGAACTTATCGCATCAGAGAATTTTGTCAGTGAAGCAGTCCTTGAAGCGCAGGGTTCAGTAATGACAAACAAATACTCGGAAGGATATCCTGATAAAAGGTGGTATAACGGTTGCGAGAACGTTGATATAACTGAAACTTTAGCGATTGAACGCGCAAAAG
This genomic interval carries:
- a CDS encoding low molecular weight protein arginine phosphatase, whose translation is MTTILFVCTGNSCRSPMAEGILKNLLRKKYDFKIMSAGTAALEGLSASPHAVEALKKRGIDISGHISRSISEDMIQKSYLVIVMAEEHKKSIIKKYPDAAHKVHLLKEYDENGADSGSMDVADPVTQPEHAYDTCINEMQNSLSNLAIRLIKGEI
- the rpiB gene encoding ribose 5-phosphate isomerase B, with translation MKVAIGSDHGGYDLKTFVAGYLKEQGYEVTDHGCYDKESVDYPDYAKAVAHDVKDKKTDCGVLICTSGQGMSMTANKVQGIRAALCTDEYAARMSRLHNDANILVMGANPVDEKNARVIMDVWFATEFEGGRHQRRVQKIDNSEN
- the purE gene encoding 5-(carboxyamino)imidazole ribonucleotide mutase; its protein translation is MSVSIVMGSDSDFPIVESAIDVLKKNGIAYDINVISAHRSPDKALAFAQGAVKKGTKIIIAFAGSAAHLAGVIASHTIIPVIGVPVPSSDIKGLDALLSTVQMPSGVPVATMGLGKAGAVNAAILAMQILSLSDSTLQKKLEEHKKELAQKVDAAEKRVKDKCKE
- a CDS encoding L-threonylcarbamoyladenylate synthase gives rise to the protein MATRVLHVDKDAPDMRSIEEAAQIVRRGGIVAFPTETVYGLACNAARDDAVKKMYALKEREKGKPFTIHIAAQETITHYAVDINAQARKLMRKYWPGPLTMVLPLNESYSGDERLALAPSFEKIIESIHSVGFRFPRHAVAQKFIETCNVPIAAPSANKSGNNSPMCADDVLNDFDGDIELIIDSGPTEYLVGSTVVKCFAETVDILRVGAVASDEIKKCVEDT